One genomic segment of Hemiscyllium ocellatum isolate sHemOce1 chromosome 49, sHemOce1.pat.X.cur, whole genome shotgun sequence includes these proteins:
- the LOC132837326 gene encoding histone H2B type 1-O-like produces MADEKKAQQASKKGAKKIIKKAPAKGGRKRKRTRKESYSIYIYKVMKQVHPDTGISSKAMSIMNSFVNDIFERIAGEASRLAHYKRSTISSREIQTAVRLLLPGELAKHAVSEGTKAVTKYTSSK; encoded by the coding sequence ATGGCTGATGAgaagaaagcacagcaagcctCCAAGAAGGGCGCGAAGAAAATCATCAAGAAGGCGCCAGCGAAGGGCGGCAGAAAGAGGAAGCGGACCAGGAAAGAAAGTTACTCCATCTACATCTACAAAGTGATGAAGCAGGTTCACcccgacaccggcatctcctccAAGGCCATGAGCATCATGAACTCGTTCGTCAATGATATTTTCGAGCGTATCGCGGGAGAGGCTTCCCGCCTGGCCCATTACAAGCGCAGCACCATCAGCTCCCGGGAGATCCAGACCGCCGTGCGGCTGCTGCTGCCCGGGGAGCTGGCCAAGCACGCCGTGTCGGAGGGCACAAAGGCGGTGACCAAGTACACCAGCTCCAAGTGA
- the LOC132837125 gene encoding histone H3 yields MARTKQTARKSTGGKAPRKQLATKAARKSAPATGGVKKPHRYRPGTVALREIRRYQKSTELLIRKLPFQRLVREIAQDFKTDLRFQSSAVMALQEASEAYLVGLFEDTNLCAIHAKRVTIMPKDIQLARRIRGERA; encoded by the coding sequence ATGGCCAGAACCAAGCAGACAGCGCGCAAATCCACCGGAGGGAAAGCTCCCCGCAAGCAGCTGGCGACCAAAGCGGCCCGCAAGAGCGCTCCGGCCACGGGCGGAGTGAAGAAGCCTCATCGCTACAGGCCCGGCACGGTGGCTCTGCGGGAGATCCGCCGCTACCAGAAATCCACCGAGCTGCTGATCCGCAAACTGCCCTTCCAGCGCCTGGTGCGAGAGATCGCTCAGGACTTCAAGACTGACCTGCGCTTCCAGAGCTCGGCGGTGATGGCCCTGCAGGAGGCCAGCGAGGCTTACCTGGTGGGGCTGTTTGAGGACACCAACCTGTGCGCCATCCACGCCAAGCGGGTCACCATCATGCCCAAAGACATCCAGCTGGCCCGCCGGATCCGCGGGGAGCGCGCCTAA